In the Pelotomaculum isophthalicicum JI genome, one interval contains:
- a CDS encoding radical SAM protein, whose protein sequence is MYHLLFAGDDGQLYDHRTLRATGRAGDRFVELMDDDMEKLPSGASLALVPGGTPVGLTRTGQFTTLEQNPWADGRSWAVGALLPQGYTRTLMPSYVRDKKTQPLPLLGYTAVACRNGELYVAALRTDEPHRWDPAHYDTTDLPALVRDKLASLPENRILSHLAHCALEYHCFTAQNIFYGRWEGGIPVSPACNARCLGCISLQPAGCCPSPQARIKFRPSPAELAEVAVPHLNGGDGAIVSFGQGCEGEPALAAGTIAETIERVRGLTGKGTINMNSNGGCTAGVKDICRAGLNAIRVSLISALGDTYDAYYRPQDYSLADVRRSLEVAVSHGVYTSLNLLVLPGLTDRADEVKALAAFVRETGVNLVQLRNLNIDPDWLFERLPGSGGDIIGVAGLIEALKEVPGLSVGNYSRPVR, encoded by the coding sequence TTGTACCACCTGCTGTTTGCCGGGGATGACGGGCAATTATATGATCACCGTACCCTGCGTGCGACCGGCCGGGCAGGTGACCGTTTTGTCGAACTGATGGATGACGACATGGAAAAGCTGCCTTCAGGGGCTTCTCTGGCGCTGGTGCCCGGCGGGACGCCGGTGGGGCTGACCAGGACAGGGCAATTTACCACTCTTGAACAAAACCCCTGGGCGGACGGGCGTTCATGGGCGGTTGGGGCGCTGCTTCCCCAGGGTTATACCCGTACCTTGATGCCTTCTTATGTAAGAGACAAAAAAACGCAGCCGCTGCCCTTGCTCGGTTACACCGCCGTGGCTTGCCGTAATGGCGAGCTGTATGTAGCGGCGTTGCGCACCGACGAGCCTCACCGTTGGGACCCCGCTCATTATGACACAACGGATCTACCCGCGCTGGTGCGCGACAAGCTGGCGTCATTACCCGAAAATCGCATCCTCAGCCATCTGGCTCATTGTGCCCTGGAGTATCACTGCTTCACCGCCCAAAATATTTTTTATGGCCGGTGGGAAGGCGGAATCCCAGTTTCACCTGCCTGCAACGCCCGTTGTCTGGGCTGTATATCGCTGCAACCTGCGGGTTGCTGCCCTTCGCCGCAGGCGCGCATAAAATTCCGGCCTTCCCCTGCGGAATTGGCGGAAGTAGCGGTCCCTCACCTGAACGGGGGGGATGGGGCAATCGTCAGTTTCGGGCAGGGCTGCGAGGGGGAGCCGGCGCTGGCGGCGGGCACTATAGCGGAAACAATTGAGCGTGTACGCGGGTTAACAGGTAAGGGTACGATTAATATGAACAGCAACGGCGGGTGTACCGCCGGTGTGAAGGATATTTGCCGGGCCGGCCTGAACGCGATCCGGGTCAGCTTAATCAGCGCGCTTGGGGACACCTATGACGCATACTACCGGCCACAGGACTATAGCTTGGCCGATGTTCGCCGTTCACTTGAAGTAGCGGTCTCACATGGCGTGTATACTTCACTGAATTTACTGGTCTTGCCCGGCCTGACCGACCGGGCGGATGAAGTGAAGGCTCTAGCGGCTTTCGTCAGAGAAACAGGTGTGAATCTTGTTCAGCTGCGCAACCTGAATATCGACCCGGACTGGCTTTTTGAGCGTTTACCCGGGAGCGGGGGGGACATTATCGGGGTGGCAGGTCTGATTGAGGCGCTGAAAGAAGTGCCGGGGCTGAGTGTGGGAAACTATAGCCGCCCGGTAAGATAG
- the rpmE gene encoding 50S ribosomal protein L31, whose product MKEAIHPKYGKAKVTCVCGETFETGSTKQELRVEICSKCHPFYTGTQRTIDTGGRAERFRKKYGLTK is encoded by the coding sequence ATGAAAGAAGCTATACATCCGAAATATGGGAAAGCCAAGGTGACCTGTGTTTGTGGCGAGACTTTTGAAACAGGGTCTACCAAACAGGAACTCCGGGTGGAAATTTGTTCGAAGTGCCATCCTTTTTACACCGGAACGCAACGAACCATAGATACTGGCGGGAGAGCCGAGCGCTTCCGTAAAAAATACGGCTTAACGAAGTAG
- a CDS encoding DUF1385 domain-containing protein, which produces MGEKYPYGGQAVIEGVMMRGPDSRAVAVRLPDQTIVVDRKPVGSLTKRVPVLKWPLVRGVVVLIESLVLGIESLTYSANQAVGEDEELTVKEMVLTIGAALGLAVLLFAVLPTALAHFLQKIAPGSLIQNLIEGVFRIVIFLAYVVAIGRLEDIKRVFQYHGAEHKVINAYEAGDELSVGLVQRHSTAHPRCGTSFILIVLVVSILVFSLLGKQVLWWRILSRVLLLPVIAGISYELVKLSGKYASVPWCRCLIAPGLWLQKLTTSQPDDGQVEVAITAFGAVLKAGD; this is translated from the coding sequence ATGGGTGAGAAATACCCGTATGGGGGCCAGGCGGTAATTGAGGGAGTGATGATGCGTGGGCCTGATTCACGCGCCGTCGCCGTGCGTTTGCCGGACCAGACCATTGTGGTGGACCGGAAGCCGGTGGGCTCACTGACCAAGCGGGTGCCGGTTTTAAAATGGCCGCTGGTGCGCGGGGTGGTAGTGCTGATTGAGTCACTGGTGCTCGGAATCGAATCGCTGACCTATTCGGCTAACCAGGCCGTCGGTGAAGATGAAGAATTGACCGTGAAAGAAATGGTGCTCACCATCGGCGCGGCATTGGGACTGGCTGTGCTCCTTTTTGCCGTGCTGCCCACCGCCCTGGCCCATTTTCTGCAAAAAATCGCTCCAGGCAGCTTAATCCAAAACCTGATTGAAGGCGTCTTCCGTATTGTCATCTTTCTGGCATACGTGGTTGCCATCGGCCGGCTGGAGGATATCAAGCGTGTTTTTCAGTACCATGGAGCCGAACATAAAGTGATCAACGCCTATGAAGCCGGCGACGAACTATCCGTGGGGCTAGTGCAGCGGCACTCCACCGCGCATCCCCGCTGCGGCACGAGTTTTATCTTGATCGTGTTGGTGGTCAGTATCCTGGTATTTTCCCTGCTGGGCAAACAGGTCCTTTGGTGGCGGATTCTCTCCAGGGTGCTTCTGTTGCCTGTGATCGCGGGGATTTCTTACGAATTGGTTAAACTATCAGGTAAATATGCCAGTGTTCCCTGGTGCCGCTGCTTGATCGCCCCGGGGCTTTGGCTGCAAAAATTAACGACCAGCCAGCCGGATGACGGGCAGGTGGAAGTGGCGATAACCGCCTTCGGGGCGGTGCTTAAGGCGGGTGATTAG
- the prfA gene encoding peptide chain release factor 1: MLDKLSALEEKYEELSKLIADPEVIADLGRWQQYVKTHADLADVVGAYKEYKKTVKEIQETRAILNEESDGDILDMAQAELEQLLKVKSDLELRLKVLLLPKDPNDEKNVIMEIRAGTGGEEAALFAADLFRMYARFAETQGWKTEILSANYTDIGGFKEVVFNIEGRGAYSRLKFESGTHRVQRIPTTESGGRIHTSAATVAVLPEAEEVDVEIDPNDLRIDVFCASGHGGQSVNTTQSAVRITHIPTGIVVSMQDEKSQHKNKDRAMKVLMARLLDRAQTEHQQKLASTRKLMVGTGDRSERIRTYNFPQNRVTDHRIGLTLHRLDGILEGDLGEIIETLVTTDQAEQLKQVE, encoded by the coding sequence GTGCTGGATAAATTGTCGGCCCTTGAGGAAAAGTACGAGGAACTGAGTAAATTGATTGCCGACCCGGAGGTGATTGCCGACCTGGGGCGCTGGCAGCAATACGTCAAAACACATGCGGATCTCGCCGACGTGGTCGGCGCGTATAAAGAATATAAGAAAACAGTTAAAGAAATTCAGGAGACGCGGGCAATCCTGAACGAAGAGTCGGACGGGGATATACTTGATATGGCCCAGGCCGAACTTGAGCAACTGCTTAAAGTTAAGTCGGACCTGGAATTGAGACTCAAGGTGCTGCTGCTGCCCAAAGACCCGAATGATGAGAAGAATGTGATCATGGAAATACGCGCCGGAACCGGCGGTGAAGAAGCGGCGCTGTTCGCGGCCGACCTGTTCCGCATGTACGCGCGCTTTGCGGAAACTCAGGGCTGGAAAACCGAAATATTGAGCGCCAATTACACGGACATCGGCGGTTTTAAAGAAGTAGTCTTTAATATTGAGGGACGCGGAGCTTACAGCAGGTTGAAATTCGAGAGCGGCACGCACCGGGTGCAGCGGATTCCCACCACTGAATCCGGCGGGCGTATTCATACGTCGGCGGCCACCGTGGCAGTGTTGCCTGAAGCCGAGGAAGTTGACGTGGAGATTGACCCGAACGACCTGCGCATTGATGTGTTCTGCGCTTCCGGACATGGCGGCCAGTCGGTGAACACAACCCAGTCCGCTGTCCGGATAACCCATATCCCGACCGGAATAGTTGTTTCCATGCAGGATGAAAAGTCACAGCATAAAAATAAAGACAGGGCGATGAAGGTGCTGATGGCGCGCCTGCTTGACCGGGCCCAAACCGAGCACCAGCAAAAGCTGGCCAGCACCCGCAAGTTAATGGTCGGGACGGGTGACCGCAGTGAGCGGATCCGAACTTATAATTTCCCCCAGAACCGGGTGACCGACCACCGGATCGGTCTTACCCTGCACCGCCTGGACGGAATTTTGGAAGGCGACCTGGGCGAGATTATCGAGACCCTGGTAACTACTGACCAGGCTGAACAACTCAAGCAAGTGGAATAA
- the prmC gene encoding peptide chain release factor N(5)-glutamine methyltransferase, with translation MSTVREALRKAGQILKDSGAVTPALDAGVLLGHVTGRSHAGLYRDWESELTPEAEARFFMLIARREAGEPVAYLTGCKEFMGLDFTVNNTVLIPRPETELLVETAIHLAGNDDIIVDVGTGCGAIAVSLAVFLPHVVIYATDLSPDAIETARHNAVLHGVGQRVSFLQGDLLVPLAGLELAGRVDLVTANLPYIATSELGALSREVQLEPVAALDGGADGLDLYRRLIPAAAELLKPGGRLMMEIGSSQREAIAALLSPSLWETVFLQDLAGLDRLAVARLSTVVSSQ, from the coding sequence ATGTCAACTGTCAGAGAAGCCTTGCGCAAGGCCGGGCAAATACTGAAAGATAGCGGTGCCGTCACTCCCGCCCTGGACGCCGGGGTGCTTCTCGGCCACGTGACCGGCCGCAGCCATGCCGGACTATACCGGGACTGGGAGAGCGAGCTCACGCCGGAAGCGGAAGCCCGGTTTTTCATGCTGATCGCCAGGCGGGAAGCGGGCGAGCCGGTAGCCTACCTGACCGGGTGCAAGGAATTTATGGGGTTGGATTTTACTGTCAACAACACTGTTCTGATTCCCCGGCCGGAAACTGAACTGCTGGTTGAAACGGCTATTCATCTGGCGGGGAACGATGATATTATCGTTGACGTAGGCACCGGCTGTGGAGCTATCGCGGTTAGTTTGGCTGTGTTCTTGCCGCATGTCGTGATTTACGCAACCGACCTGTCACCTGACGCTATTGAGACAGCCCGTCATAACGCTGTTTTACATGGTGTAGGGCAGCGCGTATCTTTTCTGCAGGGCGATCTGCTTGTGCCGTTAGCCGGACTGGAGTTAGCCGGACGGGTGGACTTAGTTACGGCCAATCTGCCTTATATTGCCACGAGCGAACTCGGCGCGCTGTCACGGGAGGTGCAACTGGAGCCGGTAGCCGCCCTGGACGGCGGCGCGGACGGTCTGGACTTGTACCGGCGGTTAATTCCCGCCGCGGCAGAATTGCTCAAGCCGGGCGGCAGACTGATGATGGAAATCGGGAGCAGCCAGCGCGAAGCTATAGCCGCCCTCTTGAGTCCTTCATTATGGGAAACTGTGTTCCTGCAAGACCTGGCTGGACTGGACAGACTGGCGGTTGCCCGCCTTTCGACAGTAGTCAGTAGTCAGTAG